From Streptomyces sp. CMB-StM0423, a single genomic window includes:
- a CDS encoding DNA-binding protein: MGAPRQDTSERARELQRSWYGEPLGVLFRRLIDDLGLNQARLAAVLGISAPMLSQLMSGQRAKIGNPSVVQRVQALQELAAEVSSGSVSAAEAAERMEGIRKSAGGAVLGTTQTQSSTGSTTVRRVVREIQSLLRSVAAAGDIIDAADRLAPTQPELAEFLRVYGAGRTADAVAHYEAHQS; this comes from the coding sequence ATGGGAGCTCCACGGCAGGACACCAGCGAACGCGCACGAGAACTACAGCGAAGCTGGTATGGCGAACCGCTGGGCGTGCTGTTCCGGCGGCTGATCGACGATCTCGGCCTGAACCAGGCACGGCTGGCCGCCGTGCTCGGTATCTCGGCGCCGATGCTGTCGCAGCTCATGAGCGGGCAGCGGGCAAAGATCGGCAATCCGTCGGTGGTGCAGCGCGTACAGGCGTTGCAGGAGTTGGCCGCCGAGGTGTCGAGCGGCAGCGTTTCCGCGGCGGAGGCGGCGGAACGGATGGAGGGGATCCGCAAGAGCGCGGGAGGGGCGGTGCTCGGGACGACGCAGACGCAATCGTCGACCGGATCGACGACGGTGCGCCGCGTCGTACGGGAGATCCAGTCCCTGCTGCGCTCGGTGGCCGCCGCCGGCGACATCATCGACGCGGCGGACCGGCTCGCGCCGACACAGCCGGAGCTGGCAGAGTTCCTCCGGGTGTACGGCGCCGGGCGCACTGCCGATGCCGTAGCACATTACGAAGCACATCAGTCATAA
- a CDS encoding DLW-39 family protein: protein MKKLFLIALAALGGLLVYRQIQADRAEQDLWTEATDSVPSSSGV, encoded by the coding sequence GTGAAGAAGCTGTTCCTGATCGCATTGGCCGCTCTGGGCGGGCTTCTCGTGTACCGCCAGATCCAGGCGGATCGCGCCGAGCAGGACCTGTGGACGGAGGCCACCGACTCGGTGCCCTCCTCTTCGGGCGTCTGA
- a CDS encoding vWA domain-containing protein: MERILRGCRRRPAYAGVAAALAAALSAGPLPTATAAPAAPAEPAPTGGGLVMVLDSSGSMADDDGSGATRIESARAAVGTVVDALPDGYPTGLRVYGADRAGGCTDTRLAVPVEGLDRGRIKDAVADVKPKGDTPIGYALQQAARDLPERPPGALGHRSILLVSDGEDTCGTPDPCEVAAQLGETGGAFGALRIDTVGFQVGGRARDELKCIAEKGHGAYYDAPDADALARQLQRAARLSADGYRFRGDPVEGGLGRGGAADVAPGQYLDSIGAGETKWYAAELDAASAADFGVTAVPQPGVPVAYGDGIELELHATDDYGTRCDARDGHFEQDEGAQPLTGAVSRIPSAEGGEPCDAAGRYLLSVHRTSAAGSDRARWPLELAVGQEEPLRAGVTPAQSETDYGPAGDEGAGLPTSEPEDITGGTGFNDAKAIGPGVWRDELLPAQTRFYKVGVGWGQQLRYRVEFANEPTLDGAAGVSSFAATDLYSPGRAVVGDGPFSSSRSYYGEPVAADLGTVPVSWTNRYETATEVVPVRRGGEYYLSVSLGPEAARFAQNTAIGVVLRVDVLGQEKSGPRHGAPAAAVDGGGGEDGGKGGKDARAGADEESSDSVLPLAGGIAGGVLLAGAGAAFVIVRNRKRRPAGEAPAEAAAGNGVRGGW; encoded by the coding sequence ATGGAACGTATACTCCGCGGCTGCCGGAGACGGCCCGCGTACGCCGGCGTCGCCGCGGCGCTCGCCGCCGCGCTGAGCGCAGGACCGCTGCCTACGGCGACCGCTGCACCCGCAGCACCCGCTGAGCCCGCGCCGACCGGCGGCGGCCTGGTGATGGTGCTGGACTCCTCCGGCTCCATGGCCGACGACGACGGCTCCGGCGCCACCCGGATCGAGTCCGCCCGCGCGGCCGTCGGCACCGTCGTCGACGCCCTGCCCGACGGCTACCCGACCGGCCTGCGCGTCTACGGCGCCGACCGCGCCGGCGGCTGCACCGACACCCGCCTCGCCGTGCCCGTCGAGGGGCTGGACCGGGGCCGCATCAAGGACGCCGTAGCAGATGTGAAGCCGAAGGGCGATACCCCCATCGGCTACGCGCTCCAGCAGGCTGCCCGGGACCTCCCCGAGCGCCCGCCCGGCGCCCTCGGCCACCGCTCCATCCTGCTCGTCTCGGACGGCGAGGACACCTGCGGCACCCCCGACCCCTGCGAGGTCGCGGCGCAACTCGGCGAGACCGGCGGCGCCTTCGGCGCCCTGCGCATCGACACGGTCGGCTTCCAGGTCGGCGGCAGGGCCCGCGACGAGCTGAAGTGCATCGCGGAGAAGGGGCACGGCGCGTACTACGACGCCCCCGACGCCGACGCGCTCGCCCGCCAGCTTCAGCGCGCCGCCCGCCTCTCCGCCGACGGCTACCGCTTCCGCGGCGACCCGGTCGAGGGCGGCCTCGGCCGCGGCGGCGCCGCGGACGTCGCGCCCGGCCAGTACCTCGACAGCATCGGCGCGGGCGAGACCAAGTGGTACGCCGCCGAGCTGGACGCCGCCTCCGCCGCCGACTTCGGCGTCACCGCCGTGCCGCAGCCGGGTGTGCCCGTCGCGTACGGCGACGGCATCGAGCTGGAGCTGCACGCCACCGACGACTACGGCACCCGGTGCGACGCCAGGGACGGCCACTTCGAGCAGGACGAGGGCGCACAGCCGCTGACCGGCGCGGTCAGCCGCATCCCCAGCGCCGAGGGCGGCGAGCCCTGCGACGCCGCCGGCCGCTACCTGCTCAGCGTCCACCGCACCAGCGCCGCCGGCTCGGACCGGGCCCGCTGGCCGCTGGAGCTGGCCGTCGGCCAGGAGGAGCCGCTGCGCGCCGGCGTCACGCCCGCGCAGTCCGAGACCGACTACGGCCCGGCCGGTGACGAGGGCGCCGGACTGCCCACCTCAGAACCGGAGGACATCACCGGCGGTACGGGCTTCAACGACGCGAAGGCGATCGGACCCGGCGTCTGGCGCGACGAACTGCTGCCCGCGCAGACGCGCTTCTACAAGGTCGGGGTCGGCTGGGGCCAGCAGCTCCGCTACCGCGTCGAGTTCGCCAACGAGCCCACGCTCGACGGCGCCGCCGGGGTCTCCAGCTTCGCCGCCACGGACCTCTACTCGCCCGGCCGCGCCGTCGTCGGCGACGGACCGTTCAGCAGCAGCCGGAGCTACTACGGTGAGCCCGTGGCCGCCGACCTCGGTACGGTGCCGGTCAGTTGGACGAACCGCTACGAGACCGCCACCGAGGTCGTGCCCGTGCGCCGCGGCGGCGAGTACTACCTGTCGGTCTCGCTGGGGCCCGAGGCCGCGCGGTTCGCGCAGAACACGGCCATCGGCGTCGTGCTGCGCGTCGACGTGCTGGGCCAGGAGAAGTCGGGGCCGCGGCACGGGGCACCGGCCGCCGCCGTCGACGGGGGCGGCGGCGAGGACGGCGGGAAAGGCGGGAAGGATGCGCGGGCCGGGGCGGACGAGGAATCATCGGACTCCGTCCTGCCGCTCGCCGGCGGGATCGCGGGTGGCGTGCTGCTCGCCGGCGCGGGGGCCGCGTTCGTGATCGTACGGAACCGGAAGCGACGGCCGGCGGGCGAGGCACCGGCGGAAGCGGCGGCAGGCAACGGCGTAAGGGGTGGATGGTGA
- a CDS encoding serine/threonine-protein kinase produces MGEVFAGRYELIDPIGRGGVGAVWRAWDHRRRRYVAAKVLQQSDAHTLLRFVREQAVRIDHPHVLAPASWAADDDKVLFTMDLVGGGSLAHLIGDYGPLPPRFVCLLLDQLLAGLAAVHGENVVHRDIKPANVLLEATGTGRPHLRLSDFGISMRKGEPRLTDTNFVVGTPGYFAPEQMLGAEPDFPADLFAVGLVALYLLTGERPDSQALVEMYLKNGVPPAPKEVPEPLWQVLASLLQPDPEMRFRTATGTRKALAEAAELLPELDPAEEPVEVFDQLGPLPVGFGPRGPERAEERAAEAAPGPGSGTGLGAGLGAGAGGGPGPGTGTGPAGDAAGPAGPAYAPGGTGYVPPPAAAAPEPGPAGPGTAHPPAAGRPGAHDPAEATSYGIAPPAASQPPTPTAPYTTAASQPQSRPPQPRPGAAAPQRRPGPPAKVAIPVVVLAVLLMAAGVWALASG; encoded by the coding sequence ATGGGTGAGGTCTTCGCTGGGCGGTACGAGCTGATCGATCCGATCGGCCGGGGCGGGGTGGGCGCGGTCTGGCGCGCCTGGGATCACCGGCGACGGCGCTATGTGGCGGCCAAGGTGCTGCAGCAGAGCGACGCGCACACGCTGCTGCGCTTCGTCCGCGAGCAGGCGGTACGCATCGACCACCCGCACGTGCTGGCACCCGCCAGTTGGGCGGCCGACGACGACAAGGTGCTGTTCACGATGGACCTGGTGGGCGGCGGCTCACTGGCCCATCTGATCGGCGACTACGGACCGCTCCCGCCGCGGTTCGTCTGCCTGCTGCTCGACCAACTGCTCGCCGGCCTGGCCGCGGTGCACGGCGAGAACGTCGTGCACCGCGACATCAAACCGGCGAACGTGCTGCTGGAGGCGACCGGCACCGGCCGGCCGCACCTCCGGCTCTCCGACTTCGGCATCTCCATGCGCAAGGGCGAGCCGCGGCTGACCGACACCAACTTCGTCGTCGGGACGCCCGGTTACTTCGCGCCCGAGCAGATGCTGGGCGCGGAGCCCGACTTCCCCGCGGACCTGTTCGCGGTGGGTCTGGTGGCGCTGTACCTGCTGACCGGGGAGCGTCCGGACAGCCAGGCGCTGGTGGAGATGTATCTGAAGAACGGCGTGCCGCCGGCCCCGAAGGAGGTGCCGGAGCCGCTGTGGCAGGTGCTCGCGAGCCTGCTGCAGCCGGATCCGGAGATGCGGTTCCGCACCGCGACGGGTACGCGGAAGGCGCTGGCGGAGGCGGCGGAGCTGCTGCCGGAGCTGGATCCGGCGGAGGAGCCGGTGGAGGTCTTCGACCAGCTCGGGCCGCTGCCGGTGGGGTTCGGGCCGCGAGGTCCGGAGCGAGCGGAGGAACGGGCGGCGGAGGCCGCGCCGGGGCCGGGTTCCGGTACGGGGCTCGGTGCAGGACTCGGTGCTGGTGCTGGTGGAGGTCCCGGTCCCGGTACGGGTACGGGGCCGGCCGGTGACGCAGCGGGCCCGGCGGGGCCCGCGTACGCGCCGGGCGGCACCGGATACGTACCCCCGCCCGCGGCCGCCGCGCCCGAGCCGGGCCCGGCGGGGCCCGGCACCGCGCACCCGCCCGCGGCGGGGCGGCCCGGCGCGCACGACCCGGCCGAGGCGACCAGCTACGGCATCGCGCCACCGGCCGCGTCGCAGCCGCCGACGCCCACCGCCCCGTACACGACGGCCGCGTCGCAGCCGCAGTCCCGGCCCCCGCAGCCCCGGCCGGGCGCCGCGGCGCCGCAACGGCGACCGGGACCGCCCGCGAAGGTGGCGATCCCGGTCGTGGTGCTCGCGGTGCTGCTGATGGCGGCCGGCGTCTGGGCGCTGGCCTCGGGCTGA
- a CDS encoding MFS transporter, which yields MTTPDATDTTDAADPAALTKTTDPTAGPRSRDPAAAPAGVASAPRLWPVLLASYIGQFLVVLDVSVVNVALPSMRDDLALSGSALQWVVNGYALTFAGFLLLGGRLSDLFGPKRVYLTGLGLFAAASLAGGLAQSDAVLITARAAQGVGAAFLAPVTLSLLTRALPEGAARTRAIAAWTAVGAAGGATGGLIGGVLTDLASWRWVLLINVPIGLAVGAVVLVWLREQRRDTDRPALDLPGAVLVTGGVGAVAYGITETESAGWTSASALLPLLAGLAALAGFVAVEARSAQPLLPLRLFRIRAVAVGNVVTLVSMVGAFALWYFLTLYMQTVLGYSAIRTGLAFLPHTAALIIASQFAPRLSARFGSRTMTVVGGLLTGAGFLWQAAAMDADGTFVSAILGPALPMAAGQAILLALLTDVSTSGVGERDAGGVSGLVNTSRQIGAVLGLAILGAVASAGHGAPEDGYARAFLAAGIITAASMLLVPFLPRPGRRTRPHAGSAAA from the coding sequence ATGACCACGCCCGACGCCACCGACACGACCGACGCCGCGGACCCGGCGGCCCTGACGAAGACGACCGATCCGACCGCAGGCCCCCGGTCCCGCGACCCCGCCGCCGCACCGGCGGGCGTCGCGTCCGCGCCCCGGCTCTGGCCGGTGCTGCTCGCCTCGTACATCGGCCAGTTCCTCGTCGTCCTCGACGTCTCCGTCGTCAACGTCGCCCTGCCCAGCATGCGCGACGACCTCGCCCTCAGCGGCAGTGCGCTGCAGTGGGTCGTCAACGGCTACGCCCTCACCTTCGCCGGCTTCCTGCTGCTCGGCGGCCGGCTCTCCGACCTCTTCGGCCCCAAGCGCGTCTACCTCACGGGACTCGGCCTCTTCGCCGCCGCCAGCCTCGCCGGCGGGCTGGCGCAGAGCGACGCCGTGCTCATCACCGCCCGCGCCGCCCAGGGCGTCGGTGCCGCGTTCCTCGCGCCCGTCACCCTCTCCCTGCTGACCCGGGCGCTGCCCGAGGGCGCCGCCCGTACCCGGGCCATCGCCGCCTGGACGGCGGTCGGCGCCGCCGGCGGCGCGACCGGCGGGCTCATCGGCGGCGTGCTCACCGACCTGGCGTCGTGGCGCTGGGTGCTCCTGATCAACGTGCCGATCGGCCTCGCCGTGGGCGCCGTCGTCCTCGTCTGGCTGCGCGAGCAGCGCCGGGACACCGACCGCCCCGCCCTGGACCTCCCCGGCGCCGTGCTCGTCACCGGCGGCGTCGGCGCCGTGGCGTACGGCATCACCGAGACCGAGTCGGCGGGCTGGACCTCGGCCTCCGCGCTGCTGCCGCTGCTGGCCGGGCTCGCGGCGCTGGCGGGCTTCGTCGCCGTGGAGGCGCGCTCCGCGCAGCCGCTGCTGCCGCTGCGGCTGTTCCGCATCCGCGCGGTGGCCGTCGGCAACGTCGTCACGCTCGTCAGCATGGTCGGCGCCTTCGCCCTCTGGTACTTCCTCACCCTCTACATGCAGACCGTCCTCGGCTACAGCGCCATCCGCACCGGCCTGGCCTTCCTCCCGCACACCGCCGCGCTCATCATCGCCTCCCAGTTCGCGCCCCGGCTCTCGGCCCGCTTCGGCAGCCGCACGATGACGGTGGTCGGCGGGCTGCTCACGGGCGCCGGGTTCCTGTGGCAGGCGGCGGCGATGGACGCGGACGGCACCTTCGTCTCCGCGATCCTCGGCCCGGCCCTCCCGATGGCCGCGGGCCAGGCCATCCTGCTGGCGCTGCTGACCGACGTCTCCACCTCCGGCGTCGGCGAGCGGGACGCCGGCGGCGTCTCGGGCCTCGTCAACACCTCGCGCCAGATCGGCGCGGTGCTGGGCCTGGCGATCCTCGGGGCGGTCGCCTCCGCGGGCCACGGCGCCCCCGAGGACGGCTACGCCCGCGCCTTCCTGGCCGCCGGCATCATCACCGCCGCCTCGATGCTCCTGGTCCCCTTCCTCCCCCGCCCGGGCCGGCGGACCCGGCCGCACGCCGGGTCCGCAGCCGCATGA
- a CDS encoding DUF3566 domain-containing protein, with protein sequence MSGATGAGAGPARAEGYAQPNPPPGPDDAGGGHGGRRGRRRGASAAAGVGGAEDPQAHAYPYDGAPEGPMPPPTAAPGAPPAPHHPPQAYTPPAGVAGGGHAGGRTAGRGGQAYEQAQQTAAGVRRSRTGASTVPRTRKARLRIAKADPWSVMKVSFLLSIALGICTIVAVTVLWMVLDAMGVFSTVGGTISEATGSDDSAGFDLESFLSLPRVAGFTAVVALIDVVLATALATLGAFIYNLSAGFVGGIEVTLAEDE encoded by the coding sequence GTGAGTGGAGCCACGGGTGCCGGCGCCGGGCCGGCGAGGGCGGAGGGGTACGCGCAGCCGAACCCCCCGCCAGGTCCGGATGACGCCGGCGGTGGGCACGGCGGCCGGCGCGGGCGCAGACGCGGCGCCTCCGCTGCCGCCGGGGTCGGCGGCGCGGAGGACCCGCAAGCACACGCGTATCCGTACGACGGTGCCCCCGAGGGCCCGATGCCCCCGCCGACGGCCGCCCCCGGGGCCCCGCCGGCGCCGCACCACCCGCCGCAGGCGTACACCCCGCCGGCCGGCGTGGCCGGCGGCGGGCACGCCGGGGGGCGCACGGCGGGCCGCGGCGGTCAGGCGTACGAGCAGGCGCAGCAGACGGCCGCCGGGGTACGCAGGTCGCGTACCGGCGCCAGCACCGTACCGCGCACCCGGAAGGCGCGGCTGCGGATCGCGAAGGCCGACCCGTGGTCGGTGATGAAGGTCAGCTTCCTGCTCTCCATCGCGCTCGGCATCTGCACGATCGTGGCGGTGACGGTGCTGTGGATGGTGCTGGACGCGATGGGCGTCTTCAGCACGGTCGGCGGCACGATCAGCGAGGCCACCGGCTCGGACGACTCGGCCGGCTTCGACCTGGAGTCGTTCCTGTCGCTGCCCCGGGTGGCCGGGTTCACGGCGGTGGTGGCGCTGATCGACGTGGTCCTCGCCACGGCGCTGGCGACGCTGGGCGCGTTCATCTACAACCTCTCCGCCGGCTTCGTCGGCGGCATCGAGGTCACGCTGGCGGAGGACGAGTAG
- a CDS encoding class E sortase, producing the protein MAATDDERESRPAAEAAGEAAPKAQEPEEPGEEAAGEKAAEPVAGEGAKGGAGEAAEPVRDEGEAAEGEEEAAAPPRPRPRGLLAGAVSLFGEVLITVGVLMALFVVYSLYWTNVQANREAGRMTDDLRDSWENTPDDGKPRPVDIGDLKGGIGFLHVPAMEENILVRKGTATDDLNKGVAGYYTEPRKSAMPWDRRGNFTLAAHRDGHGAKFHDIHRIDEGDPIVFETKDRWYVYKTYAVLSETSKYNTGVLDKIPEESGKTKPGRYITLTTCTPMYTSRHRYVVWGELERVDRVDEERTPPPELS; encoded by the coding sequence GTGGCAGCGACGGACGATGAGCGGGAGAGCAGACCCGCAGCGGAGGCCGCGGGAGAGGCTGCGCCGAAAGCCCAGGAGCCGGAGGAGCCCGGAGAAGAAGCGGCCGGGGAGAAGGCGGCGGAGCCCGTAGCCGGCGAAGGAGCGAAGGGCGGAGCCGGAGAAGCGGCCGAGCCCGTACGGGACGAAGGGGAGGCCGCAGAAGGAGAGGAAGAAGCAGCGGCCCCGCCCCGCCCCCGTCCCCGCGGCCTGCTCGCCGGGGCCGTCAGCCTCTTCGGCGAGGTGCTGATCACCGTCGGCGTCCTGATGGCCCTCTTCGTCGTCTACTCCCTGTACTGGACCAACGTCCAGGCCAACCGCGAAGCCGGCCGCATGACCGACGACCTCCGCGACTCCTGGGAGAACACCCCGGACGACGGCAAGCCCCGCCCCGTGGACATCGGCGACCTCAAGGGCGGCATCGGCTTCCTGCACGTGCCCGCGATGGAGGAGAACATCCTCGTCCGCAAGGGCACGGCGACCGACGACCTCAACAAGGGCGTCGCCGGCTACTACACCGAGCCGAGGAAGTCGGCCATGCCCTGGGACCGCCGCGGCAACTTCACGCTCGCCGCGCACCGCGACGGGCACGGCGCGAAGTTCCACGACATCCACCGCATCGATGAGGGCGACCCGATCGTCTTCGAGACCAAGGACCGGTGGTACGTCTACAAGACCTACGCCGTGCTCTCCGAGACGTCGAAGTACAACACCGGCGTGCTGGACAAGATCCCGGAGGAGTCCGGGAAGACGAAGCCGGGGCGGTACATCACGCTCACCACGTGCACCCCGATGTACACCTCCCGGCACCGCTACGTGGTCTGGGGCGAGCTGGAGCGCGTGGACCGCGTCGACGAGGAGCGCACCCCGCCGCCCGAGCTGTCCTGA